A single window of Amphiura filiformis chromosome 17, Afil_fr2py, whole genome shotgun sequence DNA harbors:
- the LOC140138476 gene encoding uncharacterized protein — MDMKRRKKKQKQVPKQLPKKLQDSSTFFSSDDDEDGGRDVVRVNKTYHPQRNHEDEDSGKVEDQSHQSSHKQTDENVKLQGSGRLIYSSDEDFEDHNVKTSGNITKSSKTRKPSKNLGKASKKSVKKNTRKSAQSKNYESHATKSSGDAVESHIAVSTETLEIEESESKSDSGHESEDLSSHSESDGENKSQTEADEIITSTTGDDYQDAPKERQTRQYYGYVLCLVTVLLLLLYLVTMASWLTWDLDEKQKDHVEPQHFRFRLPRFKKHMAKLQQQFPSQNYRLWDVIGGACQSHIKNPPDLVNPVIILLAGSTGSATTFGCLATSLAFMFDDILQASQNPIIINGTVHHDEDSGETKSKIHDQMTTGFTNLSKSAVIHNLDDLPPCSVIIFHSYCDNEFAPFKDAAIIHTVQVETNSTYLHALSPKDFDKVVSNHLRNCWEPCKEHMTPDKQDAMLSRVANNIALVMPESDIELVGNCT; from the coding sequence ATGGATATgaagagaagaaagaaaaaacagaAACAGGTGCCGAAGCAGCTGCCAAAGAAGCTTCAAGACAGCAGTACCTTCTTCAgcagtgatgatgatgaagatggtggTAGAGATGTAGTAAGAGTAAATAAGACTTACCATCCACAGAGAAACCATGAAGATGAGGATTCCGGAAAGGTGGAAGACCAGAGTCATCAGAGTTCACACAAACAGACAGATGAAAATGTTAAGTTGCAAGGAAGTGGTAGATTAATTTACAGCAGTGATGAGGATTTTGAAGATCACAATGTCAAGACTTCTGGGAATATAACAAAATCTTCCAAGACACGCAAACCTTCCAAGAACTTAGGCAAAGCTTCAAAAAAATCAGTCAAGAAAAATACAAGAAAGTCAGCTCAGAGTAAGAATTATGAATCCCATGCTACCAAATCTTCTGGAGATGCAGTAGAAAGCCACATAGCAGTATCCACAGAAACTCTAGAAATAGAGGAATCTGAATCCAAAAGTGACAGTGGACATGAAAGTGAGGATCTGAGTTCTCATTCTGAAAGTGATGGAGAAAATAAGTCTCAGACTGAGGCAGATGAAATTATCACAAGCACAACCGGAGATGATTATCAAGATGCACCAAAAGAAAGGCAAACTAGACAATATTATGGATATGTACTTTGTCTTGTTACAGTATTGCTACTTCTATTGTACCTTGTTACCATGGCATCTTGGCTAACATGGGACTTGGATGAAAAGCAGAAGGATCATGTTGAACCTCAACATTTCCGTTTTAGGTTACCAAGATTTAAAAAGCACATGGCAAAATTGCAACAGCAGTTCCCATCGCAGAATTACCGTTTGTGGGATGTGATTGGTGGCGCTTGTCAAAGTCACATCAAGAATCCACCAGATCTTGTGAATCCAGTCATCATACTTCTTGCCGGATCTACGGGTTCAGCTACTACTTTTGGTTGCTTAGCAACCAGTCTAGCATTTATGTTTGATGATATTTTACAGGCATCTCAAAATCCAATCATTATTAATGGAACCGTACACCATGATGAAGATTCAGGTGAAACAAAGAGTAAAATTCATGATCAGATGACGACTGGATTCACAAATTTGTCTAAAAGTGCCGTCATTCACAACCTAGATGATTTGCCGCCTTGCTCTGTGATTATATTTCACAGTTATTGTGATAATGAGTTTGCACCTTTCAAAGATGCAGCGATAATACACACAGTACAGGTTGAAACAAACAGTACATATCTGCATGCTCTTAGTCCAAAGGACTTTGACAAAGTTGTCAGTAATCATCTTAGAAACTGTTGGGAACCTTGTAAAGAACATATGACACCTGACAAACAAGATGCGATGCTGAGTAGAGTCGCAAATAATATCGCCTTAGTGATGCCGGAAAGTGACATAGAACTTGTGGGAAACTGCACTTAG
- the LOC140137307 gene encoding torsin-1A-interacting protein 2-like, producing the protein MSEGRQYNLRTRKKVDYSYSDNSGFRELKNVEVATPKARSKSKAKGTTTPKPRSKLKDQSSTKSAQSSASKTPRRKVKAELVYLSSDDDFVEGEFENKKDSTFVVENSATNKSNQTFDAKRELHSEFKIPHGSTRKRNTKESRNHDSTLYHSIVKSSDLGQEIYSTDDEPDSTVPKFGEISPIQHEEPIRFTNEVRDKLMSGRVSREPKPVLTRTRHKSKQDVMREFHTNLKWQIFGSVLCLIAISALAVAAILKFEDVRSTVSSSRKSRLESEMEKLKVQFPSQTFRFWNVLGGASFSHVQQPVHVERPIVVLLAGTTESAETMRCLAKKVAVMFDTMFQSSKDPISISGRNYIDKDSDQVKLKIDTKLKAGFNSGGKTAVIHYVDNLPPCSVILFHSYCENENAPYKDVAIILTLQLGVEDVDLDELKPREFDALASKHLKDRWKECVEELTPDKQDALLSRVANNIARVKAEDKYDLMTVCHS; encoded by the coding sequence ATGTCGGAAGGTCGTCAATACAATTTGAGAACCCGAAAAAAGGTAGACTATAGCTACAGTGATAATTCAGGATTTAGAGAGTTGAAGAATGTGGAAGTTGCAACACCAAAGGCAAGATCCAAATCAAAGGCAAAAGGCACAACAACACCAAAGCCAAGATCCAAATTAAAAGACCAAAGTAGCACAAAGAGTGCACAATCAAGTGCTAGCAAAACTCCCAGAAGAAAGGTAAAAGCTGAACTTGTATACTTAAGCAGTGATGATGACTTTGTTGAGGGAGAATTTGAAAACAAGAAAGATAGCACATTTGTAGTGGAGAATAGTGCTACAAACAAAAGCAACCAAACCTTTGACGCCAAAAGAGAATTACATTCAGAATTTAAAATTCCTCATGGTAGTACAAGAAAGAGAAATACAAAAGAAAGTAGAAACCATGACAGCACATTGTATCATTCTATTGTGAAAAGTTCTGATCTTGGACAAGAAATTTACTCAACTGATGATGAACCTGACAGTACCGTTCCCAAATTTGGAGAAATTTCTCCGATACAACATGAGGAGCCTATAAGATTCACAAATGAAGTAAGAGATAAGTTGATGAGTGGCCGTGTGTCTAGAGAACCAAAACCAGTGTTAACAAGAACAAGACACAAGAGTAAACAAGATGTTATGAGAGAATTCCACACTAATCTCAAATGGCAGATTTTTGGGTCGGTATTGTGTCTCATCGCTATCAGTGCCCTTGCTGTGGCTGCCATACTCAAGTTTGAAGATGTCAGATCCACTGTGTCGTCTTCAAGAAAATCCAGATTGGAGAGTGAGATGGAAAAGCTGAAAGTACAGTTTCCATCTCAGACCTTCCGATTTTGGAATGTCCTTGGTGGTGCTTCTTTTAGCCATGTCCAGCAACCTGTACATGTTGAAAGACCAATAGTTGTTCTTTTGGCTGGAACCACAGAATCTGCAGAGACAATGCGATGTCTGGCTAAGAAAGTGGCAGTCATGTTTGATACTATGTTTCAATCGTCCAAAGATCCCATATCAATATCTGGAAGGAACTATATTGATAAGGATTCTGATCAAGTGAAGCTTAAGATTGATACAAAACTGAAGGCTGGATTCAATTCTGGTGGCAAAACTGCTGTTATCCATTATGTTGACAATCTCCCACCATGTTCAGTGATTCTCTTCCATAGCTACTGTGAGAATGAAAATGCACCATATAAAGACGTTGCGATAATACTGACGCTCCAACTTGGTGTGGAAGATGTAGATCTGGATGAACTTAAGCCGAGAGAATTTGATGCACTTGCCAGTAAACATTTGAAGGATAGGTGGAAGGAATGTGTAGAAGAGTTAACACCTGATAAGCAGGATGCATTGCTGAGTAGGGTAGCTAACAACATCGCCAGAGTGAAGGCTGAAGACAAATATGATTTGATGACAGTCTGTCATAGCTAG